One window from the genome of Xenorhabdus bovienii SS-2004 encodes:
- a CDS encoding energy transducer TonB — protein MTNTAILESPTNHFPLLPGKQLLVGILIAILLHISLIWLFNRHSSYDDSAHHVNQSSPLTGLSITMVAASSWQNEPEPVSPPPPLITAPESPTKPEIALDKAVQPENRLEKPLESVKPQKRQKQQKEKPQEKVEKKSAPSPQVQKDNNEEFETSGTDQINAQSSMSRAATTQPLVGQGNSALDNYQSRLKQEVESHKRYPRKAKRMKQQGTVTIGFTLLNDGSFTAARVINSSGNSVLDDAALDAIARASSVGPKPVDMAPDVTLKIDFELN, from the coding sequence ATGACCAACACAGCCATATTGGAGAGTCCAACCAACCATTTTCCGCTACTGCCCGGAAAGCAACTTCTGGTTGGTATCCTGATTGCCATTTTATTGCATATCAGTCTGATATGGCTGTTCAATCGACATTCCTCATATGATGACAGCGCTCATCATGTAAACCAAAGTTCGCCCTTAACAGGGCTTTCCATCACGATGGTAGCCGCTTCGTCATGGCAAAATGAGCCAGAGCCTGTCTCTCCTCCGCCCCCGTTGATCACCGCGCCTGAATCGCCGACAAAGCCAGAAATTGCTCTGGATAAAGCGGTTCAGCCCGAAAACAGGCTGGAAAAACCCTTGGAATCCGTCAAACCGCAAAAACGCCAAAAACAGCAAAAAGAAAAACCACAGGAGAAGGTAGAAAAAAAATCAGCACCATCACCACAAGTTCAGAAAGACAATAATGAAGAATTTGAAACCAGCGGCACTGATCAAATCAATGCACAAAGCAGCATGAGCCGAGCCGCAACCACACAGCCTCTGGTGGGTCAGGGCAATAGCGCGCTGGATAATTACCAGTCAAGACTCAAGCAAGAAGTTGAAAGCCACAAACGTTATCCCCGTAAAGCAAAGCGAATGAAACAACAAGGCACAGTGACCATTGGTTTTACTCTGCTTAATGACGGTTCATTCACGGCTGCCAGAGTGATCAATTCCTCTGGCAACAGCGTACTGGATGATGCCGCGCTGGATGCCATCGCCCGCGCCAGTTCGGTTGGACCCAAACCGGTAGATATGGCACCCGATGTAACGCTTAAAATTGATTTTGAGCTGAATTAA
- the mnmE gene encoding tRNA uridine-5-carboxymethylaminomethyl(34) synthesis GTPase MnmE, translated as MNTTDTIVAQATPPGRGGVGILRISGPKAAEVAEVVLGKLPKPRYADYLPFRDVDGTVLDQGIALYFPGPNSFTGEDVLELQGHGGPVILDLLLKRILTISAVRIANPGEFSERAFLNDKLDLAQAEAIADLIDASSEQAARSAMNSLQGTFSHQVHQMVEALTNLRIYVEAAIDFPDEEIDFLSDGKIEARLDEVIEELDHVRSQARQGSLLREGMKVVIAGRPNAGKSSLLNALAGREAAIVTDIAGTTRDVLREHIHIDGMPLHIIDTAGLREASDEVERIGIERAWQEIEQADRVLFMVDSTTTDAVEPAKIWPEFMAKLPASLPVTVIRNKTDMTGEETGVLEVSGYSLIRLSAREGKGIDLLRDHLKEAMGFNSNTEGGFLARRRHLQALNTAAEHLQEGHQQLVFARSGELLAEELRLAQQVLCEITGEFTSDDLLGRIFSSFCIGK; from the coding sequence ATGAATACCACCGATACGATAGTCGCTCAGGCCACTCCTCCGGGACGAGGCGGTGTAGGCATCCTGCGTATTTCTGGCCCTAAGGCGGCGGAAGTTGCTGAGGTGGTATTGGGCAAGTTGCCGAAGCCCCGTTACGCTGATTATTTACCCTTCCGTGATGTGGATGGAACTGTGCTGGATCAAGGCATCGCACTTTACTTCCCCGGCCCCAACTCTTTTACCGGCGAAGATGTGCTGGAACTTCAGGGGCACGGTGGGCCAGTCATTCTTGATCTGCTGTTAAAACGTATTCTGACAATTTCTGCTGTGCGTATTGCTAATCCGGGTGAATTTTCTGAACGTGCATTTTTGAATGACAAGCTCGACCTGGCGCAGGCTGAGGCGATTGCGGATCTGATTGACGCCAGTTCTGAGCAAGCTGCCCGTTCAGCAATGAATTCTCTGCAAGGAACATTTTCCCATCAAGTCCACCAAATGGTGGAAGCGCTTACTAACCTTCGTATCTACGTTGAAGCGGCGATTGATTTTCCTGATGAGGAAATTGATTTTCTTTCCGATGGCAAGATAGAAGCCAGGCTGGATGAAGTGATTGAAGAACTTGATCACGTCCGTTCACAGGCACGCCAGGGGAGTTTGTTGCGTGAAGGGATGAAAGTAGTTATCGCGGGGCGGCCAAATGCGGGAAAATCCAGCCTGCTTAACGCATTGGCTGGCCGAGAAGCGGCGATTGTCACCGATATCGCAGGTACAACACGCGATGTTTTGCGTGAGCATATTCATATTGATGGAATGCCGCTGCATATTATTGATACGGCGGGGCTGCGCGAAGCGAGCGATGAAGTGGAACGCATTGGTATCGAACGCGCATGGCAGGAAATCGAGCAGGCGGATCGGGTGCTGTTTATGGTAGATAGCACGACCACGGATGCCGTTGAACCTGCGAAAATCTGGCCGGAATTTATGGCAAAGCTGCCTGCATCACTGCCTGTTACCGTGATTCGCAATAAGACCGATATGACCGGAGAAGAAACCGGCGTATTAGAAGTAAGTGGTTACTCATTAATCCGCCTCTCCGCCCGTGAGGGAAAAGGTATTGATTTGCTGCGGGATCATCTCAAAGAGGCGATGGGTTTCAACAGCAATACCGAAGGGGGCTTTCTCGCCCGTCGCCGCCATTTACAGGCGTTGAACACGGCAGCAGAACATTTGCAGGAAGGCCATCAACAACTGGTTTTTGCCCGTTCAGGGGAATTGCTGGCGGAAGAATTGCGACTGGCGCAACAGGTATTGTGTGAAATTACCGGTGAATTTACTTCGGATGATTTGCTGGGACGGATTTTTTCGAGCTTTTGTATTGGGAAATGA